Proteins found in one Aneurinibacillus uraniidurans genomic segment:
- a CDS encoding polysaccharide deacetylase family protein, with amino-acid sequence MLDSIGKLWLDGVLVFLLVYAIIPGIMARVIGIGVFRKGHKKQGIALTFDDGPDPRYTPYLLNLLKTYKIKATFFVVGSKAEKYPAIIRRMHQEGHVIGIHNYVHRSNWITNPWKLWKQVHDSADIIERITGERPVYYRPPWGLFTVFDFIMGRPFFFVLWSAMVGDWRIRVDHRVLRKRIQTCLHGGCVLVLHDSGETFGADHDAPLHMLKALEDTLRDGVSKDYSFVLINEMMGHASENRQMAQKRTGTQ; translated from the coding sequence ATGTTAGACAGTATCGGAAAGTTATGGCTGGATGGAGTACTCGTTTTTTTGTTAGTGTATGCGATTATTCCTGGGATCATGGCACGTGTAATCGGGATAGGTGTATTTCGGAAGGGACACAAGAAACAAGGAATTGCCCTTACGTTTGACGATGGACCTGATCCACGCTACACTCCGTACTTGTTGAATTTGTTAAAAACATACAAAATAAAAGCGACGTTTTTCGTTGTTGGATCAAAAGCGGAGAAGTACCCGGCGATCATTCGACGTATGCATCAGGAAGGGCATGTAATTGGAATTCACAATTATGTCCACCGTTCCAATTGGATTACGAACCCATGGAAGTTATGGAAACAGGTTCATGATTCAGCTGATATTATCGAGCGGATCACAGGGGAAAGACCTGTTTATTATCGCCCACCGTGGGGATTGTTTACTGTTTTTGATTTTATAATGGGCAGGCCCTTTTTTTTTGTATTATGGTCAGCTATGGTCGGTGACTGGCGAATTCGGGTAGATCATCGTGTTCTACGAAAAAGAATTCAAACTTGCCTGCATGGCGGGTGTGTACTCGTTTTGCATGATAGTGGTGAAACATTCGGGGCTGACCATGATGCTCCCCTCCATATGCTCAAGGCGTTGGAAGATACATTACGGGATGGCGTAAGTAAGGATTACTCCTTTGTCTTGATTAATGAAATGATGGGGCATGCATCGGAAAATAGGCAAATGGCTCAAAAGCGTACCGGTACACAGTAG